The segment TCACCCCCGAGGCACGCGCGGCCTTCGAGGCGGCCGGGCTCGTGGTCGACGTGGCGTCAGTTCTCACCGCCTCCGAGCTGAAGCCTCCCCGCGAGGTCGAGGGCGAGGTCCGGGCGCTGGAGTCCGAGGCCGACTGGGAGAGCCGGGCGCGGCTGAGTGTCGCGATCGAGGAGCGCGACGACGAGGAGTCGCACATGCGCTTCGCTCGCGGGCGCAACGTGCAGGAGCAGTCCCTGGTCGCAGCCGGTCGCGGCACCCGGTTCGGCGTCCTCGTCGACGGAGAGGTCGTCAGCACCGCTGCTGTCTTCACCACCGAAGACGGGGTCGCGCGCTTCCAGAGCGTGGAGACGCACCTCCAGCACCGGCGCAAGGGACTGGCCGCTGCCGCCGTGCACGCGGCGGGTCGCTACGCCCTCGAGCACCTCGGCGCGCGGACGCTCGTGATCGTCGCGGACGACGACGGCGAGGCCATCGGCATCTACCGCCGGCTCGGCTTCGCCGACACCGAGCGCCAGCTGATGCTGGAGCGGCGCCACGGCGACCGGGCGTCTCTCGACGGGTGAACGAGGGGACCTAGGGTGTCGGGATGACTGTCGACATCTCTGCCCGCCTCGCCGAGGTCATGCCCGGCATCCGCCGTGACCTCGAGGACCTCGTCCGCATCCAGTCCGTGTCCGCCGACCCGGCCCGCGCCGGCGAGGTCGAGCGCAGCGCCGAGGCCACTCGCGACCTGTTCGCGGCGGAGGGCTTCGAGTGCGAGATCGTGCGCGCCCACGACGGCGCGCCGCCCGCCGTGATCGCGAAGAAGGCCGGCCCCGAGGGCGCCCCGACGGTTCTGCTCTACGCCCACCACGACGTCCAGCCCGAGAACGACCACGCCGACTGGGACTCCCCGCCGTGGGAGCCCACCGAGCGCGGCGACCGGCTGTACGGCCGCGGCGCGGCCGACGACAAGGCCGGCATCGCCGCCCACCTCGGCGCGGTCCGGGTCTTCGGCGACGACCTGCCGGTCAACCTGGTGATGTTCATCGAGGGCGAGGAGGAGGTCGGTTCCGACACCCTCGTCGAGCTGCTCGAGGCCAACAAGGAGCGCCTCGCCGCCGACGTCATCGTCATCGCCGACTCCGGCAACTGGGACATCGGCGAGCCCGCCCTCACCACGTCGCTGCGCGGCCTGGTCCGGATGGACGTCGAGATCCGCACACTGACCCACGCCGTCCACAGTGGCATGTGGGGCGGCCTCGTCCCCGACTCGATCATGACGCTGAGCCGGGTCATCGCCTCGCTCAACGACGACGCCGGCAACGTCGCGGTGGAGGGCCTCCACGCCGGCCCCGCCGCCGACGTGGAGTACCCCGAGGCCCGCCTCCGCGCCGAGTCCGGCGCCGCCGAGGGCATCGAGTGGATCGGCTCCGGCTCGGTCGTCGAGCGCCTGTGGACCAAGCCGTCGATCAGCATCACCGGCCTCGACGCCCCCAAGGTCGAGGGCGCCTCCAACACCCTCGTCCCCGCCGCCCGCTGCCGCATCAGCATGCGGATCGCCCCCGGCGACACGACCGCCAACGCCGTCCAGTGCCTCCAGGCCCACCTCGAGAAGCACACCCCCTGGGGCGCGACCCTCACGACGACCGTCGTCGACACCGGTGAGGCGACGCAGATCGACGCCAGCGGTCCGGCGTACGACGCCGCGCGCGCTGCGTTCGCCGAGGCCTGGGACGGCACCGCCCCGGTCGACATGGGCGTCGGCGGCTCGATCCCCTTCATCGCCGAGTTCCTCGAGACGTTCCCGCAGGCCAGCGTGCTGGTCACCGGCGTCGAGGACCCCGACACCCGCGCCCACGGCGCCAACGAGGGACTCCACCTCGCCGAGTTCGAGAAGGTCGTCAAGGCCGAGGCGCTCCTGCTCCGCAACCTCGGGGAGCTGCCCCGAGGCTGACCGTCCAGTGAGCGGTGGCCCACCCACGTCCCGAAGCGCCGGGACGTGGATGGGACACCGCTGACAGGGTGGTCCCGCGTGTGGCCGCCGTCGGTAGCGTGGCGGCCATGGCGACCTTCCGTGCCCGCGACCGCTCCTCGGCCGTGCTCCGCTCACCGCGCAGCGAGGTGTGGGCCGCTCTCACCGATGCCGACCTGATCGCGAAGATCACGCCCTACGTCACGAGCATCGACGTGGAGGGCGACCGGTGGACCTGGCGGATGGGCACCATCCCGGTGCTGGGCCTCTCCGTGGCGCCGAAGTTCACCGAGGTGATGGAGCTGCAGCCCCAGGACCGGATCGTCTTCACGCACGACCCGGACCGGCCCGACGAGATGACCGCCGTCAACGGCACCTATGACCTCAGCGACCGTGCCGACGGCGGCACCGACGTGAGCATCGACCTGCAGATCGCCTGCAACCTCCCGCTGCCCGGCCTGGCCCGGCCC is part of the Nocardioides cavernae genome and harbors:
- a CDS encoding dipeptidase gives rise to the protein MTVDISARLAEVMPGIRRDLEDLVRIQSVSADPARAGEVERSAEATRDLFAAEGFECEIVRAHDGAPPAVIAKKAGPEGAPTVLLYAHHDVQPENDHADWDSPPWEPTERGDRLYGRGAADDKAGIAAHLGAVRVFGDDLPVNLVMFIEGEEEVGSDTLVELLEANKERLAADVIVIADSGNWDIGEPALTTSLRGLVRMDVEIRTLTHAVHSGMWGGLVPDSIMTLSRVIASLNDDAGNVAVEGLHAGPAADVEYPEARLRAESGAAEGIEWIGSGSVVERLWTKPSISITGLDAPKVEGASNTLVPAARCRISMRIAPGDTTANAVQCLQAHLEKHTPWGATLTTTVVDTGEATQIDASGPAYDAARAAFAEAWDGTAPVDMGVGGSIPFIAEFLETFPQASVLVTGVEDPDTRAHGANEGLHLAEFEKVVKAEALLLRNLGELPRG
- a CDS encoding SRPBCC family protein, coding for MATFRARDRSSAVLRSPRSEVWAALTDADLIAKITPYVTSIDVEGDRWTWRMGTIPVLGLSVAPKFTEVMELQPQDRIVFTHDPDRPDEMTAVNGTYDLSDRADGGTDVSIDLQIACNLPLPGLARPAVERVMAGVVKHMGTVFSRNLLKHLGEA
- a CDS encoding GNAT family N-acetyltransferase, whose protein sequence is MNVTSLGFRTDLALLTASGSVVEDRGTHLVVRTPDNPTYYWGNFILLAGPPVPGGEREVVGAFHTEFPEAGHVSIGIDTPDLTPEARAAFEAAGLVVDVASVLTASELKPPREVEGEVRALESEADWESRARLSVAIEERDDEESHMRFARGRNVQEQSLVAAGRGTRFGVLVDGEVVSTAAVFTTEDGVARFQSVETHLQHRRKGLAAAAVHAAGRYALEHLGARTLVIVADDDGEAIGIYRRLGFADTERQLMLERRHGDRASLDG